A single genomic interval of Halorubrum aethiopicum harbors:
- a CDS encoding bactofilin family protein, whose product MAPPFRRYGRRIVVALLVVGLLIPLATGGAVAQSVAGASGSIVVDEGETVDGIEGVAGTVVVRGTVAGDLSGAAGSIRIAETGRVEGNVDAAAGTLTVDGTVAGDVQAGVGSFELTDSGRVDGSIDVGAGSIVVDGAVGGDVRAAGDSVVVGPNADVGGEFRYDAEEFTRSPDASVAGGVVEDMSLRGDTGVGFGMDIVPSWFGTAYALAANLVLGAVLLLAFPRFSRDVAARVETDPLASGGVGLLALVGVPLALLLVTVTIVGIPLALLGVAAYVAAIWIGTVYGRYAVGSWILGRLGGENRWIALVAGLLGFAVLGAVLLVGGIVELLALLVGLGALAFGLRDRYRSVERATEGTDRSRSA is encoded by the coding sequence ATGGCCCCTCCGTTTCGCCGCTACGGTCGCCGAATCGTCGTCGCCCTCCTGGTCGTCGGGCTCCTGATCCCGCTCGCGACGGGAGGCGCCGTGGCCCAGTCGGTCGCGGGCGCGTCCGGATCGATCGTCGTCGACGAAGGGGAGACGGTCGACGGGATCGAGGGCGTCGCCGGGACGGTCGTCGTCCGCGGGACCGTCGCCGGCGACCTCTCGGGTGCCGCCGGATCGATCCGGATCGCCGAGACCGGCCGCGTCGAGGGGAACGTCGACGCCGCCGCCGGCACGCTGACCGTCGACGGTACGGTCGCGGGCGACGTCCAGGCCGGCGTCGGCTCCTTCGAACTGACCGACAGCGGACGCGTCGACGGGTCGATCGACGTCGGCGCGGGGTCGATCGTCGTCGACGGCGCGGTCGGCGGCGACGTCCGCGCGGCCGGCGACTCGGTCGTCGTCGGGCCGAACGCCGATGTCGGCGGGGAGTTCCGGTACGACGCCGAGGAGTTCACGCGGAGCCCCGACGCGAGCGTCGCGGGCGGCGTCGTCGAGGATATGAGCCTCCGGGGCGACACCGGCGTCGGGTTCGGCATGGACATCGTCCCCTCGTGGTTCGGCACCGCCTACGCCCTCGCGGCCAACCTCGTCCTCGGCGCGGTGCTGCTCCTCGCGTTCCCCCGGTTTTCCCGCGACGTGGCGGCCCGCGTCGAGACCGACCCGCTCGCGAGCGGCGGCGTCGGGCTCCTGGCGCTCGTCGGCGTCCCGCTCGCGCTCCTCCTCGTGACGGTCACGATCGTCGGGATCCCGCTCGCGCTCTTGGGGGTCGCCGCCTACGTCGCCGCGATCTGGATCGGGACCGTGTACGGCCGGTACGCGGTGGGGTCGTGGATCCTGGGACGGCTGGGCGGCGAGAACCGGTGGATCGCGCTCGTCGCCGGGCTCCTCGGGTTCGCGGTTCTCGGAGCGGTCCTCCTCGTCGGCGGAATCGTCGAGCTCCTCGCGCTGCTGGTCGGGCTCGGCGCTCTCGCCTTCGGGCTTCGCGACCGGTATCGGAGCGTAGAGCGGGCGACGGAGGGGACGGATCGGTCACGCTCGGCGTAA
- a CDS encoding DUF7124 domain-containing protein, whose amino-acid sequence MTVVRNADDSEGELTLVFTLSAARSLADPAAAFADARRWSAHVGVVANDVEAVREFLDRHGLENDYALRDWDKWGTLADIGEATATPRHVFVGTGPADRRLADTVGWEYRTVREAAEKAEWALGEPGTSDGESDAGIADRLRRSVTDRSWWPF is encoded by the coding sequence GTGACGGTCGTACGCAACGCCGACGACTCGGAGGGCGAGTTGACGCTCGTCTTCACGCTCTCGGCCGCCAGGTCGCTCGCCGACCCCGCCGCCGCGTTCGCGGACGCGCGCCGGTGGAGCGCGCACGTCGGGGTCGTCGCCAACGACGTGGAGGCGGTCCGGGAGTTCCTCGACCGGCACGGTCTCGAGAACGACTACGCGCTCCGCGACTGGGACAAGTGGGGGACGCTTGCCGACATCGGCGAGGCGACGGCGACCCCGCGGCACGTGTTCGTCGGGACCGGCCCGGCGGACCGGCGGCTCGCCGACACCGTCGGCTGGGAGTATCGCACGGTCCGCGAGGCGGCCGAAAAGGCCGAGTGGGCGCTCGGCGAGCCCGGGACCTCGGACGGCGAGAGCGACGCGGGGATCGCCGATCGGCTCCGGCGGAGCGTGACCGACCGGTCCTGGTGGCCGTTCTGA
- a CDS encoding DUF418 domain-containing protein codes for MSDSPGPTPPSERIVSLDALRGVAVLGILVINVRVFSMPETTLLNPTVFGDFSGVNYWAWLVGHVLAEQKFITIFSALFGAGIVLFIESKERKGQPAMKLHYRRTIWLIVIGLAHAYLLWYGDILVAYGFCGLALVFAHDWEPRALAGLAAVFLLVTPLLEVFAGLTVGGEAIASQWQPAESILRAEVETYRSGWIAQLDHRVPTAFERQTVGFLGGTFWRVGGTVLLGMALYKWGVFTGERSSAFYRRLVAGGLVGVGVVLAGVWYVEANDWSAGAALFWRQFNYVGSLLVAGGYVGLVTLYARWRPDGPATHAFAAVGRTAFTNYLLQTVVATTVFYGHGLGLFGSVSRIEALGMVVAFWAIQVPLSVLWLRRYRFGPVEWLWRTLTYGERQPMRTPGSE; via the coding sequence GTGAGCGATTCGCCCGGACCCACCCCGCCCTCCGAACGCATCGTCAGCCTCGACGCGCTCCGCGGCGTGGCCGTCCTCGGCATCCTCGTGATCAACGTCCGGGTGTTCTCGATGCCCGAGACGACGCTCCTCAACCCCACCGTCTTCGGCGACTTCTCCGGCGTGAACTACTGGGCGTGGCTCGTCGGGCACGTCCTCGCCGAACAGAAGTTCATCACGATCTTCTCGGCGCTGTTCGGGGCGGGGATCGTCCTCTTCATCGAGAGCAAGGAGCGGAAGGGCCAACCGGCGATGAAGCTCCACTACCGGCGGACGATCTGGCTGATCGTCATCGGGCTGGCGCACGCGTACCTGCTCTGGTACGGCGACATCCTCGTCGCCTACGGCTTCTGCGGGCTGGCGCTCGTCTTCGCACACGACTGGGAGCCGCGGGCGCTCGCCGGGCTGGCGGCCGTCTTCCTCCTCGTCACGCCCCTGTTGGAGGTGTTCGCGGGCCTCACCGTCGGCGGCGAGGCGATCGCGAGCCAGTGGCAACCGGCGGAATCGATCCTCCGCGCGGAGGTCGAGACCTACCGGAGCGGCTGGATCGCCCAGCTCGATCACCGCGTTCCCACCGCCTTCGAGCGCCAGACCGTCGGCTTCCTCGGCGGGACGTTCTGGCGCGTCGGCGGGACCGTCCTGCTCGGGATGGCGCTGTACAAGTGGGGCGTGTTCACCGGCGAGCGCTCCTCGGCGTTCTACCGGCGGCTCGTCGCGGGCGGGCTCGTCGGCGTCGGCGTCGTCCTCGCGGGCGTCTGGTACGTCGAGGCCAACGACTGGAGCGCGGGCGCGGCGCTGTTCTGGCGGCAGTTCAACTACGTCGGGAGCCTCCTCGTCGCCGGCGGCTACGTCGGGCTCGTCACACTCTACGCCCGGTGGCGGCCGGACGGCCCCGCGACCCACGCGTTCGCGGCCGTCGGCCGGACCGCGTTCACGAACTATCTGCTCCAGACGGTCGTCGCGACCACCGTCTTCTACGGCCACGGGCTCGGGCTGTTCGGCTCGGTGAGCCGGATCGAGGCGCTGGGGATGGTCGTCGCCTTCTGGGCGATACAGGTGCCGCTGTCGGTGCTGTGGCTCCGGCGGTACCGGTTCGGCCCCGTCGAGTGGCTCTGGCGGACGCTCACCTACGGCGAGCGCCAGCCGATGCGGACCCCGGGATCGGAGTGA
- a CDS encoding Gfo/Idh/MocA family protein, with the protein MTSANDVPVGIVGLGGIGTHHARQFLERGANLVGGMDIDADARSRFHEEFGLHAYEEAEALYDDCEAVLITTPNRFHEEYATEALAAGLDVLLEKPLAHTLESAERIADAAADAEGFCMVGFNNRFRHPVRVIKHYQDEGRFGETNHVEANYVRRRGVPGRGSWFTSKAVAGGGALIDIGVHAIDLALYFLDHPEIVEVSGETRSEFGGREDYAYIDTWGEDEGPEGFDVDDSASAFIRGADGSTVSLEVAWATNRPATDEFVIRGTEAGATFDRGRDELTLHEASVGGGHHLSDTEIETRDDNSHGAEQDVFLEAVAAGEPPAINTVEEGLAVQRVIDALYRSSETGRAVRLE; encoded by the coding sequence ATGACCAGCGCCAACGACGTCCCCGTCGGGATCGTCGGCCTCGGCGGGATCGGCACCCACCACGCGAGACAGTTCCTCGAGCGGGGTGCGAACCTCGTCGGCGGCATGGACATCGACGCCGACGCGCGAAGCCGCTTTCACGAGGAGTTCGGCCTCCACGCCTACGAGGAGGCCGAGGCCCTCTACGACGACTGCGAGGCCGTCCTGATCACCACGCCGAACCGGTTCCACGAGGAGTACGCGACGGAGGCGCTGGCGGCGGGCCTCGACGTGCTCTTGGAGAAGCCGCTGGCACACACCCTCGAGAGCGCGGAGCGCATCGCCGACGCGGCGGCCGACGCGGAGGGGTTCTGTATGGTCGGGTTCAACAACCGCTTCCGCCACCCGGTCCGGGTCATCAAACACTACCAGGACGAGGGGCGGTTCGGCGAGACGAACCACGTCGAGGCGAACTACGTCCGGCGTCGCGGCGTTCCCGGCCGCGGCTCCTGGTTCACCTCGAAGGCGGTCGCCGGCGGGGGGGCGCTCATCGACATCGGCGTCCACGCCATCGACCTGGCGCTGTACTTCCTCGATCACCCCGAGATCGTCGAGGTCAGCGGCGAGACGCGCTCGGAGTTCGGCGGCCGCGAGGACTACGCCTACATCGACACGTGGGGCGAGGACGAGGGCCCGGAGGGGTTCGACGTCGACGACTCCGCCTCGGCGTTCATCCGGGGGGCCGACGGCAGCACGGTCTCGCTGGAGGTCGCGTGGGCGACGAACCGCCCGGCGACCGACGAGTTCGTGATCCGGGGCACGGAGGCGGGCGCGACGTTCGACCGCGGCCGCGACGAGCTCACGCTCCACGAGGCGAGCGTCGGCGGCGGCCACCACCTCTCGGACACGGAGATAGAGACCCGCGACGACAACAGCCACGGGGCCGAACAGGACGTCTTCCTCGAGGCCGTCGCGGCGGGCGAGCCCCCCGCGATCAACACCGTCGAGGAGGGGTTGGCCGTCCAGCGCGTGATCGACGCGCTCTACCGCTCCTCGGAGACCGGCCGCGCGGTCCGGTTGGAGTAG
- a CDS encoding thiamine pyrophosphate-binding protein produces the protein MDSTDGSEKTVGEAVVDCLLDRGIDTAFGIPGKQTLPLNRGFADRDARFVVARHETAVTHQAWGYAETAEPGTMAATVVVPGPGDMNAMNGLKNAKNDNVPLLHLAVETERDVRGGDGIHETPPETYDTVVKENVLVESPAGAVAAVADAIRVAREAPQGPVRVGIPKDVLASRTPQATPPEVEPAEPPAPSASVVAAAADRLGDADAPVVIAGGGVRRAGATDRLRAVAEALDAPVVGTYKGKGVLPETHPLSAGVLCGGTSTELRDLLAEADAGLVVGSDLDAVSTGKWSVPMPESLVHVTLDGDDIGFGYEADLGVVADADRFLGALADRLEPAESGDSGTSGAARAAAVREADRGRFDAVAAARDADAPLRSVEVLREVREVLPEETVVTADAGGFRLWTLVSFPAAGPESYVNPGSWATMGTGLPSAMGAKLANPDDDVVALTGDGGLMMCVHELHTLASEDIDVTVVALNNDDYAIISEEAERTYDFPAQAYGWVDTGLDIASIAAGMGVRAERVSDLDAVGDAVDDARAHDGPALVEVVTDPDEPQASEWMTRER, from the coding sequence ATGGACTCGACAGACGGCTCCGAGAAAACGGTCGGCGAGGCGGTCGTGGACTGCCTGCTCGACCGCGGGATCGACACGGCGTTCGGCATCCCCGGCAAGCAGACGCTCCCGCTCAATCGAGGATTCGCCGACCGCGACGCGCGGTTCGTCGTGGCGCGACACGAGACCGCGGTCACCCACCAGGCGTGGGGGTACGCGGAGACGGCCGAGCCGGGGACGATGGCCGCGACCGTGGTCGTGCCCGGGCCGGGCGACATGAACGCGATGAACGGGCTGAAGAACGCCAAAAACGACAACGTCCCGCTGCTCCACCTCGCCGTCGAGACCGAACGCGACGTGCGCGGCGGCGACGGGATCCACGAGACGCCCCCGGAGACGTACGACACGGTGGTGAAGGAGAACGTCCTCGTCGAGTCGCCGGCGGGCGCGGTCGCGGCCGTCGCCGACGCGATCCGGGTCGCCCGCGAGGCCCCGCAGGGACCGGTGCGGGTCGGGATCCCGAAGGACGTCCTCGCGAGCCGGACGCCGCAGGCGACGCCGCCGGAGGTCGAGCCGGCGGAGCCCCCCGCGCCCTCGGCGTCGGTGGTCGCGGCGGCCGCGGACCGCCTCGGCGACGCCGACGCGCCGGTGGTGATCGCGGGCGGCGGGGTCCGCCGCGCCGGCGCGACGGATCGACTACGGGCGGTCGCGGAGGCGCTCGACGCGCCGGTCGTCGGGACCTACAAGGGGAAGGGCGTGCTCCCGGAGACGCACCCGCTCTCGGCGGGCGTGCTCTGTGGCGGCACGAGCACGGAGCTTCGCGACCTGCTCGCCGAGGCCGACGCGGGGCTCGTCGTCGGCTCGGACCTCGACGCGGTCTCGACCGGCAAGTGGTCGGTGCCGATGCCTGAGTCCCTCGTCCACGTCACGCTCGACGGCGACGACATCGGATTCGGCTACGAGGCCGACCTCGGCGTCGTCGCCGACGCGGACCGGTTCCTCGGGGCGCTCGCCGACCGGCTTGAGCCCGCCGAGTCCGGGGACTCCGGGACGTCGGGCGCGGCCCGCGCGGCGGCGGTCCGCGAGGCGGACCGCGGCCGGTTCGACGCGGTCGCGGCCGCCCGCGACGCCGACGCCCCGCTCCGGTCGGTCGAGGTGCTCCGCGAGGTCCGCGAGGTGCTCCCCGAGGAGACGGTCGTGACCGCCGACGCGGGCGGGTTCCGGCTGTGGACGCTGGTCTCCTTCCCGGCGGCCGGCCCCGAGTCGTACGTCAACCCCGGCTCGTGGGCGACGATGGGCACCGGGCTCCCGTCGGCGATGGGCGCGAAGCTCGCGAACCCCGACGACGACGTGGTCGCGTTGACCGGCGACGGGGGGCTCATGATGTGCGTTCACGAGCTCCACACGCTGGCGTCCGAGGACATCGACGTCACCGTGGTCGCGTTGAACAACGACGACTACGCGATCATCAGCGAGGAGGCCGAGCGGACCTATGACTTCCCCGCACAGGCGTACGGCTGGGTCGACACCGGGCTCGACATCGCGTCGATCGCCGCCGGCATGGGCGTGCGCGCCGAGCGCGTGAGCGACCTCGACGCCGTCGGCGACGCCGTCGACGACGCGCGCGCTCACGACGGGCCGGCGCTCGTCGAGGTCGTCACCGACCCGGACGAGCCGCAGGCCAGCGAGTGGATGACTCGAGAGCGGTAG
- a CDS encoding DEAD/DEAH box helicase: MTDDTGDPAAGDDDSAVETEPVSDDSTAPDDGPTDVPLDRFHEALEAEERPVATASEVARRLGTTQAAARDALADLVDRGDVDRLDVESDPVVFYPSDWGALASRERVVAFPSRREIVVDRPTQFTRARLSQFAYLVDTTGTEPGTRGYLYRIRQEDVWAAPFADADALIASLRAVLPRRADHLEEWIRDQWRRAHRFRLYTHEDGYVVLEAANESLLGNVAESHLEDGQLRAPISETEAWVNEDAVAGVKRALYDAGYPVEDDRDLETGDPVEIDLTTDLRDYQETWVETFLESRSGVYVGPPGSGKTVAAIATIAAVGGETLILVPSRELAEQWREELLAHSTVDPADVGLYHGGTKEIRPVTIATYQIAGMDRHRSLFDSREWGLICFDEAHHVTAPVYSRTAELQSKHRLGLSATPVRETGSEEEIYTLIGQPIGADWDALFEAGFVQEPEVEIRYVPWREERARNEYASADGRERRRLAAENPAKVAEVRYLLAAHRGKKALVFVEYLDHGEAIADAIGAPFVSGETPHRDRAELFRRFREEDDDLDALVVSRVGDEGIDLPNAELAVVASGLGGSRRQGSQRAGRTMRPAGSALVYVLATRGTSEEEFAQRQMRHLARKGVRVRETNVAE; encoded by the coding sequence ATGACCGACGACACCGGCGACCCCGCCGCCGGCGACGACGACTCCGCGGTCGAGACCGAACCCGTCTCCGACGACTCCACCGCTCCCGACGACGGCCCGACCGACGTCCCGCTCGACCGCTTTCACGAGGCGCTCGAGGCCGAGGAGCGCCCCGTCGCGACCGCCAGCGAGGTCGCGCGTCGGCTGGGCACGACGCAGGCCGCCGCCCGCGACGCGCTCGCCGACCTCGTCGATCGCGGGGACGTGGACCGGCTCGACGTCGAGAGCGACCCCGTCGTCTTCTACCCGAGCGACTGGGGTGCGTTGGCGTCCCGCGAGCGCGTGGTCGCCTTCCCGAGCCGCCGGGAGATCGTCGTCGACCGGCCGACGCAGTTCACGCGGGCGCGGCTCTCGCAGTTCGCCTACCTCGTCGACACCACGGGGACCGAGCCCGGCACGCGGGGCTACCTCTACCGGATCCGCCAGGAGGACGTGTGGGCCGCGCCGTTCGCGGACGCGGACGCGCTGATCGCGAGCCTGCGCGCCGTCCTCCCGCGACGCGCCGACCACCTCGAGGAGTGGATCCGCGACCAGTGGCGGCGCGCACACCGTTTCCGGCTGTACACCCACGAGGACGGCTACGTCGTCCTCGAGGCGGCCAACGAGAGCCTCCTTGGCAACGTCGCCGAGAGCCACCTCGAGGACGGCCAGCTCCGCGCGCCCATCTCCGAGACGGAGGCGTGGGTGAACGAGGACGCCGTCGCGGGCGTCAAACGCGCGCTGTACGACGCGGGCTACCCCGTCGAGGACGACCGCGACCTGGAGACGGGCGATCCCGTCGAGATCGACCTCACGACCGACCTCCGCGACTACCAGGAGACGTGGGTCGAGACCTTCCTCGAGTCGCGCTCGGGGGTGTACGTCGGCCCGCCCGGGTCGGGCAAGACGGTCGCCGCCATCGCGACGATCGCGGCCGTCGGCGGCGAGACGCTGATCTTGGTCCCCTCCCGCGAGCTCGCCGAGCAGTGGCGCGAGGAGCTGCTGGCGCACTCGACGGTCGACCCCGCCGACGTGGGGCTGTACCACGGCGGGACGAAGGAGATCCGGCCGGTCACGATCGCGACCTACCAGATCGCGGGGATGGATCGCCACCGATCCCTGTTCGACTCCCGCGAGTGGGGGCTGATCTGCTTCGACGAGGCGCACCACGTCACCGCGCCCGTCTACTCTCGAACCGCCGAGCTCCAGAGCAAACACCGGCTCGGGCTGTCGGCGACGCCGGTCCGCGAGACGGGGAGCGAGGAGGAGATCTACACCCTGATCGGCCAGCCGATCGGGGCGGACTGGGACGCGCTGTTCGAGGCGGGGTTCGTCCAGGAGCCGGAAGTCGAGATCCGGTACGTCCCGTGGCGCGAGGAGCGGGCCAGAAACGAGTACGCCAGCGCCGACGGGCGGGAACGCCGCCGGCTCGCCGCCGAGAACCCCGCGAAGGTCGCGGAGGTCCGCTACCTGCTCGCGGCCCACCGCGGGAAGAAGGCGCTCGTGTTCGTCGAGTACCTCGACCACGGCGAGGCGATCGCCGACGCGATCGGCGCGCCCTTCGTCAGCGGGGAGACGCCGCACCGCGACCGCGCCGAGCTGTTCCGGCGGTTCCGCGAGGAGGACGACGACCTCGACGCCCTCGTCGTCTCGCGGGTCGGCGACGAGGGGATCGACCTCCCGAACGCGGAGCTGGCGGTCGTCGCGAGCGGGCTCGGCGGCTCCCGTCGTCAGGGCTCACAGCGCGCCGGGCGGACGATGCGGCCCGCGGGGTCGGCGCTCGTGTACGTGCTCGCGACCCGCGGGACGAGCGAGGAGGAGTTCGCACAGCGGCAGATGCGTCACCTCGCGCGCAAGGGCGTCCGGGTGCGCGAGACGAACGTCGCGGAGTGA